A window of Bacteroidota bacterium genomic DNA:
CGTTGGTTGGGAATTGTTTCCATGAGAATTTTTTATTTGGAACTGAGTAATTCTTCTTTCAGATTTTCCTGCACAGGTTCTTTTCCCAGCCAAATTCCGAAAACAGCTTTCTTGAAATCAAGTCCGTCAATTTCTGCTTTTGATTTTCCGTTTTTGTAAATGGAAACTTTTTCTCCTGTGTAAACAATGTCAAACACATCGGTCTTTTTTATTTCTTCGCTGAAGGCGCTTTTGAATTTTGCAATCTGGTCTGAGAATTTTTCCGGATGCCCGTCCGTTGATTTTTTAAAACCTTCATCCACCGCTTCCGTCATTCTTGAACTTGTAATCAACCCCGATACAATGCAAATGCGGATTGCCATGGAAGAATTCGCGTCAATAATTTTTTGCGCGTCTTTATTTTTCTCTGTAAGATAAAGACCCGCCACGTACATATCCATCCAGAATTTTTCACGCGTGCCGCCACCGTTCAGAACCAGTTTATCTTTTCCGGCAGTGTAGGTATCGGAAAAAATTATTCCATTTATTTTTGTCTGCGCTTGTGCAAAGAAAGAAAGGACTAATAAAATTCCGAAGAAAAAAGATTTTAGTTTCATGGTGGTATGATTGTTTAAGCAAAAATAGAAAAACTGCCATACAATTTGATTCGTAAATTCGTAAAAGATTCGTTATCCGTACCCCATGAAGAAGATTGCCGTATTCACTTCCGGAGGCGATGCGCCCGGCATGAACGCCTGCATCCGCGCGGTGGTGCGCACTGCCATCTTTCATAAACTCGAAGTGGCTGGAATCACGCGCGGCTTCGATGGAATGATAAACAATGAATTCATTCCGCTGCAAACAAAATCGGTGGCGAATATTATTCAGCGCGGAGGAACCATTCTGAAAACCGCACGCAGCGAAGAATTTTTAAAACTTGATGGAAGAAAAAAAGCAAAAGCCAATCTTGAGAAGAATGAAATTGATGGCGT
This region includes:
- a CDS encoding chalcone isomerase family protein, encoding MKLKSFFFGILLVLSFFAQAQTKINGIIFSDTYTAGKDKLVLNGGGTREKFWMDMYVAGLYLTEKNKDAQKIIDANSSMAIRICIVSGLITSSRMTEAVDEGFKKSTDGHPEKFSDQIAKFKSAFSEEIKKTDVFDIVYTGEKVSIYKNGKSKAEIDGLDFKKAVFGIWLGKEPVQENLKEELLSSK